A single genomic interval of Nonomuraea rubra harbors:
- a CDS encoding ATP-grasp domain-containing protein, which translates to MTFADFDTDDEREPVLAAWREAGIEGRAERWDDATVDWSAYDAVVVRSVWDYILRREEFLAWARRVQAVTRLLNPYAVLESNTDKTYLRDLGVPIVPTHWSSRELPDWPEYVVKPSVSGGARDTTRTGDRAEAARLAAELEAAGRTPMVQPYLDMVESEGETSLLYFNGRFSHAVRRSAMLATGATEADNARARLRTPAPDQVELAEKVLTAIPHVLLYARIDLVRLSGGQPAVIEVELTEPYLFLNYEPQAAARFATALRELL; encoded by the coding sequence GTGACTTTTGCGGATTTCGATACGGACGACGAGCGCGAGCCGGTGCTGGCCGCCTGGCGGGAGGCGGGCATCGAGGGGCGCGCCGAACGGTGGGACGACGCGACCGTCGACTGGAGCGCGTACGACGCCGTGGTCGTCCGTTCCGTCTGGGACTACATCCTCAGGCGGGAGGAGTTCCTCGCCTGGGCTCGCCGCGTGCAGGCCGTCACGAGGCTGCTGAACCCGTACGCCGTGCTCGAGTCCAACACCGACAAGACCTACCTGCGCGACCTGGGCGTGCCGATCGTGCCCACGCACTGGTCGTCGCGGGAGCTGCCGGACTGGCCGGAGTACGTCGTCAAGCCGTCCGTGTCCGGCGGCGCCCGTGACACCACCAGGACCGGCGACCGCGCCGAGGCCGCGCGCCTGGCGGCGGAGCTGGAGGCGGCGGGGCGCACGCCGATGGTGCAGCCGTACCTCGACATGGTCGAGTCGGAGGGCGAGACCTCGCTGCTGTACTTCAACGGCCGCTTCAGCCACGCCGTCCGCCGCAGCGCCATGCTGGCCACCGGCGCGACGGAGGCCGACAACGCGCGGGCCCGCCTGCGCACCCCAGCCCCGGACCAGGTCGAACTCGCCGAGAAGGTGCTCACCGCCATACCCCATGTCCTTCTCTACGCCAGGATCGACCTGGTCCGGCTTTCCGGCGGGCAGCCGGCGGTCATCGAGGTGGAGCTGACCGAGCCGTACCTCTTCCTGAACTACGAGCCGCAGGCGGCGGCCCGCTTCGCGACGGCGCTGCGCGAGCTGCTCTGA
- a CDS encoding NIPSNAP family protein — protein MIYELRRYLMRPGRRDTLISLFEREFIESQEATGMRVVGSFREVGEPDTFPWLRAFPDMTSRKQALEAFYGGPVWLANRDAANATMTDSDDVLLLRPAGPEFPSWERPATAETCPSSLYVATVHHVDGDDFAQLFHREAVPALAEAGVTPVACLETEHSENTFPRLPVRTGVQVFVWFARFETPEEEREVKLPMLEPRFTAPPERLRLRPTARSSLR, from the coding sequence ATGATCTACGAGCTGCGGCGCTACCTCATGCGGCCCGGGCGGCGGGACACGCTCATCTCGCTGTTCGAGCGGGAGTTCATCGAGTCGCAGGAGGCCACCGGCATGCGCGTCGTCGGGAGCTTCCGCGAGGTCGGCGAGCCCGACACGTTCCCCTGGCTGCGCGCATTCCCCGACATGACCAGCAGGAAGCAGGCACTGGAGGCCTTCTACGGCGGCCCTGTGTGGCTCGCCAACCGCGACGCCGCCAACGCCACCATGACCGACTCCGACGACGTGCTGCTGCTGCGCCCGGCGGGACCGGAGTTCCCCTCCTGGGAGCGGCCGGCCACCGCCGAGACCTGCCCTTCGTCACTCTACGTAGCCACCGTCCATCACGTGGACGGGGACGACTTCGCCCAGCTCTTCCACCGTGAGGCCGTGCCCGCGCTGGCGGAGGCCGGCGTCACGCCGGTCGCCTGCCTGGAGACCGAGCACTCGGAGAACACCTTCCCGCGACTGCCCGTCCGGACCGGCGTGCAGGTGTTCGTGTGGTTCGCCCGGTTCGAGACACCGGAGGAGGAGCGCGAGGTGAAGCTGCCCATGCTGGAGCCCCGCTTCACCGCACCCCCGGAGCGGCTGCGCCTGCGACCCACCGCCCGCTCGTCCCTGCGCTGA
- a CDS encoding SDR family oxidoreductase — protein MTVTYDYAGKSVLVTGGTRGIGAGIAAAFQAAGADVTICARTAPERTAPERAAPERAVSERAVSERAGSGRAVSGRAVSERAVSGRAGPERAGPEQAGSGRPGCRFVQADVRDPEQVDRLIGGFGRLDVVVNNAGGSPHAPLDGTSPRLHARVIELNLTAPLLVSQRAYPLLAASGGAVVMIGSASGARPSPGTSAYGAAKAGLHHLARCLAAEWAPLVRVNTVVVGLAATQDATDHYGGRTDLDGQAIPAGRMATPADVAAVCLWLAAPGYVTGAEVRVDGGGEVPAWRHLV, from the coding sequence GTGACCGTGACTTACGACTACGCGGGCAAGTCCGTCCTGGTGACGGGGGGCACGAGGGGCATCGGCGCCGGCATCGCCGCGGCCTTCCAGGCGGCGGGCGCCGACGTGACCATCTGCGCCCGCACCGCGCCCGAACGCACCGCGCCCGAACGCGCCGCGCCCGAACGCGCCGTGTCTGAACGCGCCGTGTCTGAACGCGCTGGGTCCGGACGTGCCGTGTCCGGACGTGCCGTGTCCGAACGTGCCGTGTCCGGACGTGCAGGGCCTGAACGCGCGGGACCTGAACAGGCGGGATCCGGCCGTCCCGGGTGCCGGTTCGTGCAGGCGGACGTGCGGGACCCTGAGCAGGTCGATCGGCTGATCGGCGGGTTCGGCCGGCTCGACGTGGTGGTCAACAACGCGGGCGGCTCCCCGCACGCCCCGCTGGACGGCACCTCGCCGCGCCTGCACGCCCGCGTCATCGAGCTCAACCTGACGGCTCCGCTGCTGGTCTCGCAGCGCGCCTACCCGCTGCTCGCCGCCTCGGGCGGGGCCGTCGTGATGATCGGGAGCGCGAGCGGCGCCCGGCCCTCGCCCGGCACGTCCGCGTACGGCGCCGCCAAGGCCGGCCTGCACCACCTGGCCCGCTGCCTGGCCGCCGAGTGGGCCCCGCTGGTACGGGTCAACACGGTCGTCGTCGGCCTGGCCGCCACCCAGGACGCCACCGACCACTACGGCGGCCGCACCGACCTCGACGGCCAGGCCATCCCGGCGGGTCGCATGGCCACGCCCGCCGACGTGGCCGCCGTGTGCCTGTGGCTGGCCGCACCGGGCTACGTGACGGGCGCCGAGGTGCGGGTGGACGGCGGCGGCGAGGTCCCGGCCTGGCGGCACCTGGTCTGA
- a CDS encoding enoyl-CoA hydratase family protein has product MGISVREGPIAEVVVDVPPVNALPVRAWQELAEAVRAAGDDPATRVVVLRAEGRGFNAGVDIKEMRETEGFTALVGANRACYAAFAAVYECAVPVIAAVHGHCLGGGIGLAGNADIVVAAEDAYFGLPEVDRGALGAATHLARLVPRHLVRAMVYTCRNVTAAELHAFGSVLEVVPRDKLRDTAMQVAEQIAAKDPYVIRRAKESLNGIDPVDVHRSYRFEQGFTFELNLMGIGDEHRERFR; this is encoded by the coding sequence TTGGGCATCTCAGTGCGGGAAGGGCCGATCGCCGAGGTGGTCGTGGACGTTCCGCCGGTGAACGCGCTGCCGGTGCGGGCCTGGCAGGAGCTGGCAGAGGCGGTACGGGCGGCCGGCGACGACCCCGCGACCAGGGTGGTCGTGCTGCGGGCCGAGGGACGCGGCTTCAACGCCGGGGTGGACATCAAGGAGATGCGCGAGACCGAGGGCTTCACCGCCCTCGTCGGGGCCAACCGGGCGTGTTACGCGGCCTTCGCCGCCGTGTACGAGTGCGCCGTCCCCGTGATCGCGGCCGTCCACGGCCACTGCCTGGGCGGCGGCATCGGGCTGGCGGGCAACGCCGACATCGTGGTGGCCGCCGAGGACGCCTACTTCGGGCTGCCCGAGGTGGACAGGGGCGCCCTGGGCGCGGCCACGCACCTGGCCCGGCTGGTGCCGCGGCACCTCGTGCGGGCGATGGTCTACACGTGCAGGAACGTCACCGCCGCCGAGCTGCACGCGTTCGGCTCGGTGCTGGAGGTGGTGCCGCGCGACAAGCTGCGGGACACCGCCATGCAGGTGGCCGAGCAGATCGCGGCCAAGGACCCGTACGTGATCCGCCGCGCCAAGGAGTCGCTCAACGGCATCGACCCGGTCGACGTCCACCGCAGCTACCGCTTCGAGCAGGGCTTCACCTTCGAGCTGAACCTCATGGGCATCGGCGACGAGCACCGGGAGCGCTTCAGGTGA
- a CDS encoding CoA transferase subunit A, which yields MTAGQVAATVESGMTVGIGGWGSRRKPMALVEALVQAPARDLTIVSYGGPDVGVLCAAGKVRRVVAPFVTLDSIPLEPGFRRARQAGEIEFTEYDEGMFMFGLLAAAHRLPFLPTRAGLGSDVLRVNPELRTVRSPYGDGEELVAVPALTMDVALVHLNRADARGNAQYLGPDPYFDDLYAKAAGRCYVSCERLVDTAELLKEGPVQSLLISRSMVAGVVEAPGGAGFTSCEPDYGRDEAAQRQYVEGFREQG from the coding sequence ATGACGGCCGGGCAGGTGGCCGCCACGGTGGAGAGCGGGATGACGGTCGGGATCGGCGGCTGGGGCTCGCGCCGCAAGCCGATGGCCCTGGTCGAGGCCCTCGTCCAGGCCCCGGCCCGGGACCTCACGATCGTCTCGTACGGCGGCCCCGACGTCGGTGTGCTCTGCGCGGCCGGGAAGGTGCGCAGGGTCGTGGCCCCGTTCGTCACGCTCGACTCCATCCCCCTGGAGCCGGGGTTCAGGCGGGCCAGGCAGGCGGGGGAGATCGAGTTCACCGAGTACGACGAGGGCATGTTCATGTTCGGGCTGCTGGCCGCGGCGCACCGGCTGCCGTTCCTGCCGACGCGGGCGGGGCTGGGCTCGGACGTGCTGCGGGTCAACCCCGAGCTGCGGACGGTCCGCTCGCCCTACGGCGACGGGGAGGAGCTGGTGGCGGTGCCCGCGCTGACCATGGACGTGGCCCTGGTGCACCTCAACCGGGCCGACGCCCGGGGCAACGCCCAGTACCTGGGTCCGGATCCGTACTTCGACGACCTGTACGCGAAGGCGGCCGGGCGCTGCTACGTCTCGTGCGAGCGGCTGGTGGACACGGCGGAGCTGCTCAAGGAGGGGCCGGTGCAGTCGTTGCTGATCAGCCGGTCGATGGTGGCGGGCGTGGTGGAGGCGCCGGGCGGCGCCGGCTTCACCTCGTGCGAGCCGGACTACGGGCGCGACGAGGCGGCGCAGCGACAGTACGTGGAGGGCTTCCGTGAGCAGGGCTGA
- a CDS encoding CoA-transferase subunit beta produces the protein MSRADVCVVACAEAFRGDGEILAAGIGGAITVLAARLARLTFEPELLTHDGVCLLTGDVPALGQAPEVVEGWLPFRDHLWLVLNGRRHVMLGASQIDRYGNTNISCIGDWARPRAQLLGVRGAPGNTRCDPTSYWIPRHSTRTFVPQVDMVSGLGTNRGAFELRRVVTDLAVLDFGTADGSMRLVSVHPGVSVDDVVAATGFELTGLPGNVTRTREPTGEELRVLDRLDPDRLRDREVAA, from the coding sequence GTGAGCAGGGCTGACGTCTGTGTGGTGGCGTGCGCGGAGGCGTTCAGGGGCGACGGGGAGATCCTGGCGGCGGGGATCGGCGGGGCGATCACGGTGCTGGCGGCGCGGCTGGCGCGCCTGACGTTCGAGCCCGAGCTGCTCACGCACGACGGGGTCTGCCTGCTCACCGGCGACGTGCCGGCGCTCGGCCAGGCGCCCGAGGTGGTGGAGGGGTGGCTGCCGTTCCGCGACCACCTGTGGCTGGTGCTGAACGGGCGCCGGCACGTCATGCTCGGCGCGAGCCAGATCGACCGGTACGGCAACACGAACATCTCCTGCATCGGCGACTGGGCCCGGCCCAGGGCACAGCTGCTGGGGGTGCGCGGGGCGCCCGGGAACACCCGGTGCGATCCGACGAGCTACTGGATCCCCCGGCATTCGACGCGCACGTTCGTCCCCCAGGTGGACATGGTGAGCGGGCTCGGCACCAACCGGGGCGCGTTCGAGCTGCGGCGGGTGGTGACGGATCTGGCCGTGCTGGACTTCGGGACGGCTGACGGGTCGATGCGGCTGGTGTCCGTGCATCCCGGGGTGAGCGTGGACGACGTGGTGGCGGCCACGGGCTTCGAGCTGACCGGCCTTCCCGGAAATGTCACCCGGACACGGGAGCCGACCGGCGAGGAGCTGCGGGTCCTGGACCGCCTCGACCCCGACCGCCTGCGCGACCGCGAGGTGGCGGCGTGA
- a CDS encoding NAD(P)H-dependent flavin oxidoreductase, with the protein MRTALTSLVGCRYPIVQTGMGYVAGARLAAATSQAGGLGVIGAATMSVAEMRAAIRRVKERTDAPFGVNLRADPDDAAERVEVLVAEGVRVASFAMAPRRELIARLKDSGVVVIPSVGARRHAEKVAGWGADAVIVQGGEGGGHTGPVATTLLLPQVVDAVGIPVVAAGGFFDGRGLVAALAYGACGIAMGTRFLLTSDSPVPDEVKKFYLAARETVVTRNVDGVPHRVLSTPFVASLERARLVRAVVNGARFKRLSGLSWRSMLREGRRMRRGRELTWAQVLQAANTPVLLRAAMVEGRVDLGVMASGQVVGVLGDLPSCQELIERVMAEAEAALARLPVTGR; encoded by the coding sequence GTGAGAACCGCCCTGACCTCGCTCGTCGGCTGCCGGTACCCCATCGTGCAGACCGGCATGGGCTACGTCGCGGGCGCCCGGCTGGCGGCGGCCACCTCGCAGGCGGGCGGGCTGGGCGTGATCGGCGCGGCCACCATGTCCGTGGCCGAGATGCGGGCGGCGATTCGGCGGGTGAAGGAGCGCACGGACGCCCCGTTCGGCGTGAACCTGCGGGCCGACCCCGACGACGCCGCCGAGCGGGTGGAGGTGCTGGTCGCCGAGGGCGTCCGGGTGGCGTCGTTCGCGATGGCGCCGCGCCGGGAGCTGATCGCCCGGCTCAAGGACTCCGGGGTCGTGGTGATCCCGTCGGTGGGGGCGCGGCGGCACGCGGAGAAGGTGGCCGGGTGGGGCGCGGACGCGGTGATCGTGCAGGGCGGCGAGGGCGGCGGGCACACCGGTCCCGTCGCGACCACGCTGCTGCTGCCGCAGGTGGTGGACGCGGTGGGCATCCCGGTGGTCGCGGCGGGCGGTTTCTTCGACGGCCGGGGGCTGGTGGCGGCGCTGGCGTACGGGGCCTGCGGGATCGCCATGGGCACCCGCTTCCTGCTGACCAGCGACTCCCCGGTGCCGGACGAGGTGAAGAAGTTCTACCTGGCGGCCCGCGAGACGGTGGTGACCAGGAACGTGGACGGCGTGCCGCACCGGGTGCTGAGCACGCCGTTCGTGGCCTCGCTGGAACGCGCGCGGCTGGTCAGGGCGGTGGTGAACGGGGCCCGTTTCAAGCGCCTGTCGGGACTGTCGTGGCGCTCGATGCTCCGCGAGGGGCGGCGGATGCGGCGCGGGCGGGAGCTGACCTGGGCCCAGGTGCTGCAGGCGGCGAACACGCCGGTGCTGCTGCGGGCGGCCATGGTGGAGGGGCGGGTGGACCTGGGTGTGATGGCCTCGGGCCAGGTGGTGGGCGTGCTCGGCGACCTGCCGTCCTGCCAGGAGCTGATCGAGCGCGTCATGGCGGAGGCCGAGGCGGCCCTGGCCCGCCTGCCCGTCACAGGACGGTGA
- a CDS encoding pentapeptide repeat-containing protein: MNFDGEDLSRKALGDRLPPGETHVFRECDLTETDLWGASLAGARFESCVLEQTDFRKADLDGAVFTGGGGMRMRFNDADLIDATFTDVDLSSAQFAGALLTDVSFTGCRMIGASLTGSRGTGFKLSRSNLTLANLGGCSLRREHVEGVRFDDADLSGCDFTEATLSDCRLRGTRLLNTKFAKADLRGADLGEPDDDKLRAFAGAVINQAQANAILAARGITVL, from the coding sequence GTGAACTTCGACGGCGAGGACCTGTCCCGCAAAGCGCTGGGCGACCGGCTCCCGCCGGGGGAGACCCACGTGTTCCGCGAGTGCGACCTCACGGAGACCGACCTGTGGGGCGCCTCGCTGGCGGGCGCGCGCTTCGAGTCGTGCGTGCTGGAGCAGACCGACTTCCGCAAGGCCGACCTCGACGGGGCGGTGTTCACGGGCGGCGGCGGGATGCGCATGAGGTTCAACGACGCCGACCTCATCGACGCGACCTTCACGGACGTGGACCTGTCGTCGGCGCAGTTCGCGGGCGCGCTGCTGACGGACGTCTCCTTCACCGGCTGCCGCATGATCGGCGCCTCGCTCACCGGGTCGCGCGGCACCGGCTTCAAGCTGAGCCGCTCCAACCTGACGCTGGCCAACCTCGGCGGCTGCTCGCTACGCAGGGAGCACGTCGAGGGCGTGCGCTTCGACGACGCGGACCTGTCGGGCTGCGACTTCACCGAGGCCACGCTGAGCGACTGCCGGCTGCGCGGCACCCGGCTGCTGAACACGAAGTTCGCCAAGGCCGACCTGCGCGGGGCCGACCTGGGCGAGCCCGACGACGACAAGCTGCGCGCGTTCGCGGGCGCGGTCATCAACCAGGCCCAGGCCAACGCCATCCTCGCCGCCCGCGGCATCACCGTCCTGTGA
- a CDS encoding glycoside hydrolase family 3 protein: protein MPISGDLLRLADAVLFPGFPGHTPPDWLRRRLGDGLAGVALFSRNIASPGQVAELTAALRAENPSVLVGTDEESGEVTRLEAATGSSRPGAYALGVVDDVALTESLARDLGGDLARAGITIDFAPSADVNSNPDNPVIGLRAFGADPLLVARHTRAFVRGLQSAGVAACAKHFPGHGDTAVDSHHGVPVVAESGIEDALHPFREAIAEGVKVIMTGHLLVPSYDAERPATLSPKVLTGLLREELGFDGLIITDGIEMAAVSGAYGIGGASARAIAAGADAICVGGERADEATAAGIRDAIAAAVAGGLLPEERLADAARRVRELASWATSSGSPAPADGRIGLAAARRAIRVTRRSTAPVLPIEGAPYVVELVPVMNLAIDKNTPWGVGEPLRRLLPGTEVTRLAAGEATGPELERLLGAAAGRPLVVVVRDVHRYAWQSEALRHLLSARTDAVVVEMGLPARSDLGAVHLATYGSAGVCGQAAAEALTGRL from the coding sequence ATGCCCATCAGCGGTGACCTGCTTCGCCTTGCCGACGCCGTGCTCTTCCCCGGCTTCCCCGGCCACACGCCTCCCGACTGGCTGCGCCGCCGGCTCGGCGACGGGCTGGCCGGCGTCGCGCTGTTCTCGCGCAACATCGCGAGCCCGGGCCAGGTGGCCGAGCTCACCGCGGCACTGCGCGCCGAGAACCCGTCGGTGCTGGTCGGGACCGACGAGGAGTCGGGCGAGGTCACCAGGCTGGAGGCGGCGACCGGCAGCAGCCGCCCCGGCGCGTACGCGCTGGGCGTCGTGGACGACGTGGCGCTCACCGAGTCGCTGGCCAGGGACCTCGGGGGCGACCTGGCGAGGGCCGGTATCACGATCGACTTCGCGCCCTCCGCCGACGTGAACTCCAACCCGGACAACCCGGTCATCGGTCTGCGCGCGTTCGGCGCCGACCCCCTGCTGGTCGCCCGGCACACCAGGGCGTTCGTGCGCGGGCTCCAGTCGGCCGGGGTGGCCGCCTGCGCCAAGCACTTCCCCGGGCACGGCGACACCGCCGTCGACTCCCACCACGGCGTGCCCGTCGTCGCCGAGAGCGGGATCGAGGACGCGCTGCACCCTTTCCGCGAGGCGATCGCCGAGGGGGTCAAGGTCATCATGACCGGGCACCTCCTCGTGCCGTCGTACGACGCCGAGCGGCCCGCCACGCTCAGCCCCAAGGTGCTGACCGGGCTGCTGCGGGAGGAGCTCGGGTTCGACGGGCTGATCATCACTGACGGCATCGAGATGGCCGCGGTGTCGGGGGCGTACGGCATCGGGGGCGCCTCCGCCCGCGCCATCGCCGCCGGCGCGGACGCGATCTGCGTCGGCGGCGAGCGTGCCGACGAGGCCACCGCCGCCGGGATCCGCGACGCGATCGCGGCGGCGGTGGCCGGAGGACTGCTGCCCGAGGAGCGCCTGGCCGACGCCGCTCGAAGGGTCCGCGAGCTGGCCTCATGGGCCACCTCCTCGGGCAGCCCGGCACCCGCCGACGGCCGGATCGGCCTGGCCGCGGCCCGCCGGGCGATCCGCGTCACCCGCCGCTCCACGGCGCCCGTCCTGCCCATCGAGGGGGCGCCGTACGTGGTGGAGCTGGTCCCGGTGATGAATCTGGCGATCGACAAGAACACCCCGTGGGGCGTCGGCGAGCCGCTCCGCCGCCTGCTCCCCGGCACCGAGGTCACCCGCCTGGCCGCCGGCGAGGCCACGGGACCGGAGCTGGAGCGCCTGCTCGGCGCTGCCGCCGGGCGGCCGCTCGTCGTGGTGGTCAGGGACGTGCACCGCTACGCCTGGCAGTCCGAGGCCCTGCGGCACCTGCTCAGCGCCCGCACGGACGCCGTGGTGGTGGAGATGGGCCTGCCCGCCCGCTCGGACCTGGGCGCCGTGCACCTCGCCACGTACGGGTCGGCCGGCGTCTGCGGCCAGGCGGCGGCGGAGGCGCTGACCGGTAGGCTCTAG
- a CDS encoding alkaline phosphatase D family protein: protein MANPFTLGVASGEPLPDGVVLWTRLATDPLGTDPRRPGGMAPRAVEVSWQLAEDERFTKGLRQGTAQALPVWAHSVHVRVAGLKAGTDYFYRFKTGSQQSAVGRTRTADDPESVRPVRFAVANCQRFEHGFYTAYRHLADERPDVVLHVGDYIYESRQSARVVRALGALPGETSRLHEYRQRYARYKTDPDLQAAHAAAPWVPTWDDHEVLDNYRGRGDGSAAFLRRRGAAYQAYYENQPIRVRPQDGNLQMYRRRTYGTVADFMVLDVRQYRDAGTMLGAAQEQWLLSRLVTSPVRWRVLVQPLFFARRFVPGPAPNLRPDSWDGHPAQRGRILGVNAPGLAVFSGDVHNAWAGELKADFLDPGSATVGVEFVSSAISSLPPETDGPAVLAANPHLRFFDDRRGYLSCTAGPEELRVAFRAVDFVDRKGAPVRTVGEFVTKGSGLTSENASSK from the coding sequence ATGGCGAACCCGTTCACCCTCGGCGTCGCCTCCGGCGAGCCGCTGCCCGACGGCGTGGTGCTCTGGACCCGATTAGCCACCGACCCCCTCGGCACCGACCCCCGGCGGCCCGGCGGCATGGCGCCCAGGGCAGTGGAGGTGAGCTGGCAGCTCGCCGAGGACGAGCGCTTCACGAAGGGCCTGCGCCAGGGCACCGCCCAGGCGCTGCCGGTCTGGGCGCACAGCGTGCACGTCAGGGTCGCCGGGCTCAAGGCGGGCACCGACTACTTCTACCGGTTCAAGACGGGCAGCCAGCAGAGCGCGGTGGGGCGCACCAGGACGGCCGACGATCCGGAGTCGGTGCGGCCCGTGCGGTTCGCGGTGGCCAACTGCCAGCGGTTCGAGCACGGCTTCTACACCGCCTACCGGCATCTCGCCGACGAGCGGCCCGACGTCGTCCTCCACGTGGGCGACTACATCTACGAGTCGCGCCAGTCGGCCCGCGTCGTGCGGGCGCTCGGGGCGCTGCCGGGCGAGACGAGCCGGCTGCACGAGTACCGCCAGCGCTACGCCCGCTACAAGACCGACCCCGACCTGCAGGCCGCGCACGCCGCCGCGCCCTGGGTGCCGACCTGGGACGACCACGAGGTGCTCGACAACTACCGGGGCCGGGGTGACGGGTCGGCGGCATTCCTGCGCCGCAGGGGAGCTGCGTACCAGGCGTACTACGAGAACCAGCCGATCAGGGTGCGGCCCCAGGACGGGAACCTGCAGATGTACCGCAGGCGCACGTACGGGACGGTGGCCGACTTCATGGTGCTGGACGTGCGGCAGTACCGCGACGCCGGCACCATGCTCGGCGCCGCGCAGGAGCAGTGGCTGCTCTCGCGCCTGGTGACCAGCCCGGTCAGGTGGCGGGTGCTGGTGCAGCCGCTGTTCTTCGCCCGCCGTTTCGTGCCCGGGCCCGCCCCGAACCTGCGCCCCGACTCCTGGGACGGCCACCCGGCGCAGCGCGGGCGCATCCTGGGGGTGAACGCCCCCGGGCTGGCCGTGTTCAGCGGGGACGTGCACAACGCCTGGGCGGGCGAGCTGAAGGCCGACTTCCTGGATCCTGGCTCGGCCACGGTCGGGGTCGAGTTCGTGAGCAGCGCGATCAGCAGCCTCCCCCCGGAGACCGACGGGCCCGCCGTGCTGGCGGCCAACCCGCACCTGAGGTTCTTCGACGACCGGCGGGGTTACCTGTCGTGCACGGCCGGGCCCGAGGAGCTGCGGGTGGCGTTCCGCGCCGTGGACTTCGTGGACCGCAAGGGGGCTCCGGTGCGTACGGTGGGGGAGTTCGTCACGAAGGGGAGCGGGCTGACATCAGAAAATGCCTCTAGCAAATAG
- a CDS encoding acetyl-CoA C-acetyltransferase, whose translation MSEAYIVGAVRTPVGRRNGGLAGAHPADLGAHVLKELMFRAGADPSAVEDVIFGCVDTIGPQAGDVARTCWLAAGLPEEVPGVTIDRQCGSSQQALHFAAQAVLSGTSDLVVAGGVQNMSMIPISSAMLAGRPLGHDSPFSGSKGWTERYGTQEVSQFAGAELIAARWGISREEMEAYAYESHRRALHAIDAGRFRREIVPYEGVTTDEGPRRDTTRERMAALRPLTDGGTLTAALASQISDGAAALLLASPRAVREHGLTPRARVHHLSVRGDDPIMMLSAPIPATVHALGMTGMSIGDFDAIEINEAFAPVVLAWIKETGADPARVNPNGGAIALGHPLGATGAVLAVKLLHELERTGGRYGLQTMCEGGGQANVTVIERLTPAP comes from the coding sequence ATGAGCGAGGCGTACATCGTCGGAGCCGTCCGCACTCCCGTCGGGCGCAGGAACGGCGGCCTGGCCGGAGCCCACCCCGCCGACCTCGGCGCGCACGTGCTCAAGGAGCTGATGTTCCGCGCCGGCGCCGACCCCTCCGCCGTCGAGGACGTGATCTTCGGCTGCGTGGACACGATCGGCCCGCAGGCCGGGGACGTCGCCCGTACCTGCTGGCTGGCCGCCGGGCTGCCGGAGGAGGTGCCCGGCGTGACGATCGACCGCCAGTGCGGCTCCTCGCAGCAGGCGCTGCACTTCGCCGCCCAGGCCGTGCTCTCCGGCACCAGCGACCTGGTCGTGGCCGGGGGAGTGCAGAACATGAGCATGATCCCGATCTCCTCGGCGATGCTCGCGGGCCGCCCGCTCGGCCACGACAGCCCCTTCTCCGGCTCCAAGGGCTGGACGGAGCGGTACGGAACCCAGGAGGTCTCCCAGTTCGCCGGCGCCGAGCTGATCGCCGCCCGGTGGGGCATCTCCCGCGAGGAGATGGAGGCGTACGCGTACGAGTCGCACCGCAGGGCGCTGCACGCCATCGACGCCGGGCGCTTCCGGCGCGAGATCGTCCCCTACGAGGGCGTCACCACCGACGAGGGCCCGCGCAGGGACACCACCCGCGAGAGGATGGCCGCGCTCAGGCCGCTCACCGACGGCGGCACCCTGACCGCCGCCCTGGCCTCCCAGATCTCCGACGGCGCCGCCGCCCTGCTCCTGGCCTCACCCCGCGCCGTACGCGAGCACGGCCTGACCCCGCGCGCCCGCGTGCACCACCTGTCGGTACGCGGCGACGACCCGATCATGATGCTCTCCGCCCCGATCCCGGCGACCGTGCACGCGCTCGGCATGACCGGCATGTCCATCGGCGACTTCGACGCCATCGAGATCAACGAGGCGTTCGCCCCCGTCGTGCTGGCCTGGATCAAGGAGACCGGCGCGGACCCGGCCAGGGTCAACCCGAACGGCGGCGCCATCGCGCTCGGCCACCCGCTCGGCGCGACCGGTGCCGTGCTGGCGGTCAAGCTGCTGCACGAGCTGGAGCGCACCGGCGGCAGGTACGGCCTGCAGACCATGTGCGAGGGCGGAGGACAGGCGAACGTCACCGTCATCGAGCGCCTGACTCCCGCACCATGA